The genomic region atttagcTTAATATTAGGTGGTATGGGTATTTCACAATTTATATATTTCTTAAATGTATGAtagtttttaatttaattatttcagtCATATACAGAAAATATAATTTGTAATATTGATTGAAAGATATACActgttaaaatattaatattatttgtaaaaaattcTTATATTGCATAAACACATTGAAAAAATGCGGATCGAAATTTTCGCGTATTGCAATTTACTAATTGACTATATTGAAAGCAAGATTTGAAAAGTGTTACGTAAAATTTCAGTGTCTCGACCGTTGGAGTTCGACGAGCATGCAACATTCACTACATTTTAGATTCACATGCAATAGCACACGTCATTTTGTTTAATTTTGTGGTCTGTTTCATTTGGAAATATTAGGAGAAAATGTGTGTATATTGGGAAAGAGAAAAACCTGGGATGGTGAGTGTTCTTAACAACTTTTTGGCCGTATTTTCTCCATTTATATCCATCATCCAGCACATCAACCTCGCTCATTGTTTGGAAACAAAATCTCGGTTCTCTCAGCTTTCTCCTTATTTTCACCTTCTTCATTTTCATACAGTTGGCCGAAGCTCCTCCCCACCTGCAATTAGAACCAGAATGTATATTAAATTGTAACAGAATCTCCTGCCCACATAGAACTAAAAGTATATTAAAAACATGCAATCAAAATGTAAACTGGATTACAGGGATCGTGACCTTGTTAGGCGTCTTTCCCacaaacatataaaaaaaaatatggTCTTTCCCTTCATATCAAATAGGCTTTAAATCCATGCGTCTTCCAAGTTTCTTCACTGCTAAAAGTGCTCATTTCTAATGTTAGGAGCAAATACATGGAACAATCTAAGCATTGAAGAAATTCCCCTCCCTAAAGAAGATGAAGACCTAAGGATCTGACTTCAATACTTATTGTAGAGAAGAATTTGTCCAGCCAGTCTTAAATctcacacactaagcaacatattaagtctaaagaatgtcagtcaattatgagtgtttaacacttttaagtctagaaatcaaaacttagtgtgtgtgatttaagccatccaGATTTGCCCTACTTGATAAAGAGGCTTCTGCAACCAAAATGTACTTCATGAGCAGAACACTTGACTGAAGCCTAGGAGCCTCACTAACCTAACTTAAAGCTGCTCTCAACCAACAAATCTAATATAAATCCTTTTTTGTATGTATGCTTTTAGTTTTGATTATGTAGTTTTTTAATTTTCATCTTTCTGATTATGGATCATTGAATGTGATCCGCAAACGTGATAAAAACTATATGGATTTGAAATCAAAAGTTTACATGCGCCTAACTATTCTAAGCATGTTTGGGTGGTCTTCTCAACCAACAAATACAATGTAAAAAAAATTTGTAAGCTTTTTCTTTcaattgtatatattttttaattttccccTTCTTAATGATAGATCAGTAACATCGATCATAAAATATaagacattttcatgtctaaataTTCAGTTTCAATTGTCTATATTTTTTGATTTACCTCTTCATGATGATGGATCAATGAGTTTGATCCTAAACATCGATCAAAAACTACACACATTTTCCACAACTCATATCTAAGTACAAAagatttttgtattttgattttgtttCATGCAGGGGCACTCACCAGAAATTACTAAAGCTTTTGATTCCCTCTGTTCTTCTGGAATTTTCCTTGACAGTTGAAGCATTGGTGATTTGAGCATCCTCACATCTCAGCATCTCAAACTCAGATGGGTCTGCGCAATTAAATCCAACCTGATCAACCCCATGAAAATCTGGGTGATCAGGCTCAAACCCAGTGCAGTTGAGCAGAGTTTCTTCACAAACCCTTTTCCCATCTACACTAACCTTCAATTGGTTTGATGAATAGTTAGGTCGAAGAAAGGAATAATCAGAATTATTATCACTGTGCGAGGCAAACTGTAGATCCTCTTCAGGAACGTCATTTCTTCTGAACTCCTCAAAGGGGTTAATTGAATTTGGCTGCTGAACCCTGAAAAACCCCTGCATACAGTCTGCTGAAACAAAGGGATTCATCTCACTGTAAGTATTTTCCTCAGAAGTCTCGGTCATGTTTAGGGCAAGAAAAAAAAGAATCGGTCTGACTTGCAGAAGGATGAAAAGAGTCTTTTCTTCTTCAACAATGGTAggttaaaaaagagagaaaaagtgtATGATCAGAAAAGGTTTAGTACAGATTGAAATGATGGAGATCGATGAATAGGGAGAAAGATTGCAATCGATGGGGTTTGTTCTTTTCCTTTTGTTCTTCAGCTTTGGCGGTGACGATGATGATTGAGTTATGGGCGTGATCATTTGTTGACTTTTGATAAAGTAGGGTTGAGATTTTGTATCAGAGATATACTTTCAAGTGGCCATCATTCCTGAGCtcagaggagagaggagagaggagagaggagagagagggacatCACCTCTCTCTTTCGCTTCTAATGCGTCGAAGCTGACGTCATACTCCCACGTCGGACTGGCCCACGCCCCAATATTCATCCATTCTCATTACCTTACATAAAATTCAGCTTGTTTCTGTCTTTTCAACTCACGATATTCCCATTTCATTTTGCTTTCGAAATGATTGTGCATCCAATTCAATAGCTCTTTCTACCATAGAAACCTATCACCtaacacattatatatatattatgtatatatatctctatatctcacaTTCAAATAGACATTAGAGTCCATGCATATGATTGCGCTTAACCATCAATCATCCCCAATTTCTTCATATGATTATGACAATATTTGATACATTTGAATTGGAGCATCATGGTAGGATGATCATATAAGTGGGCATTCCAATACCTTTCTTATCATGacccttcaaaaaaaaaaattaatgtttgaaAATGGAGCGCTTTTTTCTACACTGATTCCATAAAACCTTTACTTAAACCAACATTTTGCCTACAAATCTGTACCAGCCTAGAGCTCCTTGGTGTGGTAAACTAGAATTACCGTTCAACTTTGGAAAGGAAAACACCTGTCCGCACTTGGACCCAGTGTGCAATTGGGTTAAGTAAAAGAAATTTGAATGATTGAAGATACTCCTTTTTTATTCCAAAAGCAATCAGCTTTAGATAGGCCAAAAAGTGGCTGCTTGGGAAACTACATTAAGCTATGGCGCACTCAAGTCGATTAGTGGGATCATGGACCAGACATGTAAAAAGCTCGAGCCCCCCACTCCtatattaaaaaattcaaatgGTGTAAGGATGACATACTTATAAGTCTTTCTTGAATGTGATAGGCTACTAAATTGTGTTTTTCAAATGAAAATTTGGTTAAAATTATGTTGAAGTAGATTAAGAGGGCAATCTCAATCTCATGATAAAAATCTATACACAGTTCAATCTAAAAACACTCATATTCAATACCAACTTATTAAACATTCAATGTTGTACCTTATCACAGTCATACCATTTGTCCAATAAGAAAAAACATTCAATATTACATCTTATCATAGTCATATCGTTTGCCCAATAAGTGAATATGTGTACCTAAATGCTAGACAATTTGGGTGAGATTATGTTCTCCAACTCTTAACTATACATTTTGCATTAGCATGCACATGGAGTAGTTGGGTCTCACATACTTTGTATTGAATGTTTAATTTGTTAAATAGTTATTTTCTTAAACATGTTTGATATACTTTTAGCTTCATGGTATAAATTTAAATTGAATTGAAGTCATTTATTATTTATGTACAAGTGTTAAATTATAATGAATTGAATAGTAATTATTTTCTCTCGAATAAATTTTAAGAATAGAACTTTGTTCATTTGATCTAAATTAAGTTTGTAGCCAacaaaaatattcttttaaattaaGCTTTACTGTATTGGCGAGTTCTTTATTTATAGTTGTGAATGgtgaaaatgtgaatgtaaataagaTGGAAACAATGCAATTCAAGATCCAAAATCACACACAACAATCACTCAATAAAACCTAAGGtctatgcataaaatcaaatgataaacaataatgTCATAGCAAAGACCTTAGATTGCTCCATTGTTTACTTGATCAACTTGAATGCTTAATGTAGATTTGCTCTAAGATTTTGTATCATAACTTTAAAATCATCGTGATAGTGTGAAGGCTTGATGTTTGATAATGGATGATGATAGAGCTATCTTGATAATGATAagattagacttgtgtgaataatattgtcattgatgtcaaactagtcatTCAATTATGTACCAAACAGTGTATGCAGGCCTAGATATCAGTCTAAATGTTATGGATGTTATGCAGAAGGTTACAGCTATGTATGTAAGGTTCAGATGTTGTGGTTTTTGGTTAGAAGTTATTATGCAGCATAGATAGTTTCGGATGATGGAATTTTGGTTCATCCCGGTATCAGTTATGTGTCTCGGTTTCAGCAGTTTGCATCTTTGGTAACTATCAGAAGTATCTCTTTGGTTTTTGTGATTGCAGTTTCATTGGTACATGTGGAGTCTAGATTTTGGAAATATTGAGTGTGATCTTGTGGCGATAGGTCTGTTCTCTTGGGTTCAGATTCAACCCTTGCCCTTTTTCGGTAATCATGGTATATGCTTTGGTAATcagaagtatgtaaaggaattgtgtagAAGTATTATGGAGGTCGACAAGAGCTTATTGATAACGTGTTGGGCTTAGTTGACATGCTATTTTATATTTGTGCCCtccggtgtgtgtgtgtgtgtgtgtgtgtgtgtgtgtgtgtgtgtgtgtgtgtgtgtgtgtgtgtgtgtgtgtgtgtgtgtgtgtgtgtgtgtgtgtgtgatcatgAGTGATGAATGAAGAAGAAGCGAATTGATCAAGAGTGAGTGTGTGTGATGTGTGGAAGATAATTGGCAACAAAAGAAGCAGTGTATGTGAGAGTTGCAAACAGTGAAGGAAATCagtagtgcagtagtcctttaccAGACCTACTGCAGAACAGTAGTGCAGCGATCTCTAACCAGATCTTCTATAAAGTCTGAGGTTTGTAATATGAGCTTAAGTTGGAACTaatcccatgcatttggagatgcaaacttTCTCAGTTCAACCCTTTCAATTGCAGTGAGTATTCTGATAGTTAACTATTTATTTTGTATCTGTAGTGAGCAGTTCGGTAGTGAGCCATTTTTGCAATCTGCCAGTGAACCACCTATTTGTAAAttcaaatataactagttatatttttctaaaagttaacactctttgtggtttttccctatttgggttttcctcgtacaaattctggtgttcatcttgtggttgtgttcttcttgtTTATTCTACATTATCTGTTTTAAGTTGGAGGACAACTTCAATtggtaaaaaaattattgttttatttaagtgggaatactagttcacccccccccacccccccctctcagtattctagtgctttcaacctgatcaacaatcggtatcagagctttggtcccttgcttggaaaGCCTAACCACTTAAGGGAGATTTGTGTTGGCTGATTCATGGCACCTATATACTTGGATGAAGAATTTcagatggatgaagaattgaagacaacccttgaagatttggaaagtgttgaatcagagaatgaagaattgaaggagaatgtgAAGATTGTGAAAGAATGTGTATAGAAGTTGAGAGAGAAAATCTAGAAATTCAAGTTGAGGAataaggaggttaacaattagTTGAATCAAATGAATGAGACCATCAAAAACCTGATGCAGAAAATAGAGGAGAAGGATAAGACAGAGCAGTTCCTAAAAGAGACATTAAAACTGAAATCTAAAGAATATGAAaagctaaaacaagaaaatatGAAGGTAGAGAACAATATCCTTGACAACAACAAGCTCCTATAAGATTTGATTAGCATGCAACAAGTTAAGTCAAACAAAACCAAACTTGGTTACCAAACCGGTATGTACTCAAATTAGAATGTGAAAGAAGAAAGTCAGGAAGTCAAAGCtgattttggtattatggatgtgttgcattggttttctcattgatttcaacacttatcaacacctatCCTTTTGgtgatctttggttatgttgaactggcacattatgttcaccggcatgtttagtgacttatgcatagtcaccgatatattgttcaccgacaggttatattttTCACGAGCACTGAgcatgacttgttatcatctggagatcacttggttatgtcaaagacatggtttggacacttggtttttttattttggttattggtctaatcgggttgacatttttgttgttaccgacaaattggtctaggttatggaccggcaagcattatctattccatatcaacacgacacgttatggagatgatttaattaaattgga from Cryptomeria japonica chromosome 3, Sugi_1.0, whole genome shotgun sequence harbors:
- the LOC131070779 gene encoding probable WRKY transcription factor 33, yielding MTETSEENTYSEMNPFVSADCMQGFFRVQQPNSINPFEEFRRNDVPEEDLQFASHSDNNSDYSFLRPNYSSNQLKVSVDGKRVCEETLLNCTGFEPDHPDFHGVDQVGFNCADPSEFEMLRCEDAQITNASTVKENSRRTEGIKSFSNFWWGGASANCMKMKKVKIRRKLREPRFCFQTMSEVDVLDDGYKWRKYGQKVVKNTHHPRSYYRCTQNNCRVKKRVERLADDPRMVITTYEGRHTHSPCTDTHSEQPDFLSSL